From one Lasioglossum baleicum chromosome 11, iyLasBale1, whole genome shotgun sequence genomic stretch:
- the Pomp gene encoding proteasome maturation protein, producing the protein MSFNLPSIVPKPTVDEKFDVPSGSYGLPNPMISGPSGVRQSIGFSHPLEASERNFQKNRDCMNMALLRNTQGIHAPIRIAMELKATEHIGRLPFLPSSNLMRDVLLGRDEDIGFEDILNTPEFREQMGQPHAVIEKSLGIL; encoded by the exons ATG aGTTTCAATTTGCCATCAATTGTCCCGAAACCGACTGTCGATGAAAAATTCGACGTCCCCAGTGGCAGTTATGGTCTACCGAATCCCATgatttcagg GCCGTCGGGAGTTAGACAAAGCATAGGTTTCTCCCATCCATTAGAAGCTTCCGAAAGAAAT TTTCAAAAGAATCGTGACTGCATGAATATGGCGTTGCTTAGAAACACTCAGGGAATACACGCGCCAATACGTATAGCAATGGAATTAAAAGCTACTGAGCACATTGGAAGATTACCGTTCCTACCGTCGTCAAATTTAATGAGAGATGTTCTACTTGGAAGAGACGAGGATATAGG GTTCGAAGACATACTGAATACACCAGAATTTAGAGAACAAATGGGCCAACCTCATGCTGTCATTGAAAAGAGTTTGGGAATATTGTGA